The stretch of DNA TGGTGGATGTCCTAGTTCAGGATCCAGTCGAGAGATGTCTGTTTCTTGCGGGCCAAGCTTATTGCCCACTGTCCACGAAGACAGTGAATTTGTTAGTTCCGTACATAGCTCACATTCAGCTAGTGAAACGCCTGGGGAATTGAGGGGTGAGCTGAGATTGACCAAAGATATGCTTATGGCTACTCAACAAACTAGGGCGATGGATCTTCGACCAAAGCCAGAAGCATATGCTGggtaattcattttttttttgttaacaaATGTGGTTTTTTCCCCACTTAAAACATTCATTACCTAGAATGCTCTCAAGTTAGATTTGCATTAAACGCTTTATTTagcttgtattatttttaagctTGATGTGTGGattttttgtaacatttttgtaGTGTGTAATGGTCTCGTACACATATATTTATAGTAATCGGAAAGTCTCTTAATATAATTGAAACTCGTCACACTGTgatatagaaaatattgtatattatatGAGTGTTTTAATTTCCtgttatattttaaatttgcgATTATATCTGTCAGAACGTTCTCCAatcttttgtttgttttttcctTTTGGTTTGACATTTTGCGTGGCGCTCGTAGCATTTACTTGCAACATGGAGCTAGTCCATATCATATGCTCGTACCCAGACTGCACGCACAATATTCCTCATACAATCCAGTATCCAGACAGGATTCAGAACTTCAAAGCTTGAGCAGTGATGCACGAACCGAATCAGACAATATGTCTCTCACCGATTCATCAGTGtaagttttttattttatgtaataTACAAAGAATGAAGTTTTATTTGCTATAATTTGCTTAAAGTGTATAATCGCGAATATAAATTCATGTTCCATACTTTTGCTATATTTTACTTTCGTAGCTTTATAATTTAAAATGTCTGCATATTCTATGAGTTCTAATTTAAATACTATTATAAATTACACATTAAATCCCTCTGTTATGCTGGTATTAACGCATTGGTACGTGGATAGGAAGATGCTGTAATACGAATGGAGATTACATTGGAGAATAAGTGTTCTGTACTGGTTATAATTTTTCCCCTATAACTGTGTAAAAAATAAGATTGCGATGTGAACATAATAAAATTCACTTTACCCCATTTGCATTTTTATATGAAGtactaaaaatattgttatatgttatataaatattaaactTAGCAATTTTATGCTTGAATATGTATCCACCTATATTCTAGATTTGACTTCTATTTCAGTGCACATagtttgtttaaaatactagaTTAGGGTAAACGATTTGATCGCATAGAAGTGGTCTGATTATTAATAAGAATTTGTTTGCGTTTCCTCTTTACAGTGATGGAATGTCAATGGGTAAACAACGAAGTAAAAAACAGTATATAAGACAGTGTAGAGCTATGAAAGATTCAGCTAGTTTAAATCGTGATCCAATGGCGCATCATACAATCATCCCCCGTACGCAGCGGGTGCCGCGTGATCTAATGCATCCATTGAAACCGGAAGAATTTGCTCAAGTgcttattgagaagttagagaATGTCAAACGCGTAAGAGAATCTCAGGAAAAGCTTGATTGGCATTTGCAAGAGGGCGACACGATGAACAAGGACGTCGCTTTGGAGATACCAAGCGGAGCTCCGAAAGCGCTAGCTGACGCACTGAGGGAAAAATTGTTGATAGAGGAAGATAACGATCAAGCAATTCTGGACCAACATGTGTCACGAGTTTGGTCGGATCTAACGCCTTCTCGATCGCCCGGACTCACGTCACCACGACTGCATTCGCCTGAAAGAAGACGTTCTACGCACAATTATCCACGATCGTACAAACAGAGAAAAGAGAAGGATGTGTTCTCTACATTTTCAGCAGATAGTGGTAATATTCACGATTTCCAAGAAGGCAGCGATCTTGTCGGAGCTGGCTCCATGAGTTCATTAGGATCTCACTTGCCTAAATCTAAATCCGTGCCATCTGATTATGCCGATTCCCTCCATAAACAAGACCTTTATCTTCAAGGTATACTTATTTCAAGTATGATCATAAatagactgccgatctttatgcaaaataaaaaatttctttaccAATTGCAAGTCACAGGACCCatagaaattttcatttttctttaataattttagtaagctTAAAATAACACAAagacgttcttaaattctttcaatctttctatTAAAACGCAGTCTAATTGTGAAAGATAATATTGTGCTGTTCTAACATTATTCAATTTCTGCGCAGGTCATGACCAGAGATTCCGAAGGTCGGACATGACTAGGAGATCAGCCACGAAAAAGTCTATGACGGAATTAACTGACAGTGGTGTAAGCGTTGTAAGCGATGCACCACCGTCGACGATTAGTAAAGATATTCGTCTGTTGTCATGGCTTAAAGAAAGTGACAAGAAAGACGTCAAGCACAGCCGTCATGGGAAGAAGTATGGATCTCGTAGTGGCTCTTTGGAAAGAACGAACAGGGAAACGTGGGGAGTTCCTGCTCAACCTTTTGTTGCCGACCCAGGAATGCCACCATTGCCACAACCTCATACAGTAAATGCAAATTCCTagttaaaaatgatttaaaattaGTTCTATTAGATACTATACAAATTCTTTATTCCTGTAAACAGGCAACCCAATTAGAAGAAGCAAGGAGAAGATTAATCGAGGAAGATAGGGCACGTTCAAGTTGCAAGCAACGCCATTCTAATATTTCTAAGCAATCATCGTATGAGCCTACAATGCAGAGTCAATCTTATGTTCAATCAAACCAATCAACGTTAAGGAAAACGAAGCAAGATATCGGAGATTTTACCACCGTTGTGTTCAGTTTCTGTGACGAACAGTTTCCTTATAGGACTAAAATTCCTGGTCATAATGTCACTTTAAAGCAGTTTAAAGAATACCTTCCTAAGAAAGGCAGCTATCGGTGAGTACAAGCAATATCTCTTTTAATACCGCAACGTGAAAGTTTGCTGACGATTCTTCTAATTCctttttagatatttctttaaAACTGAGTGCGAAGATTTGGATACGAAAGTTATTCAAGAAGAAATAACCGACGATTCCGAAATTTTACCGTTATGGGAGGGTAAAGTTATGGCGCAAGTCAAGGCGCTCGAGTGATAGACTGAAACAAGGATATTCTCAATAAAGAACGTGCTAACTTCGATAAAGTGCCGCAACTAATTTTATTTAAGAGGACCAGCATTCTAGAAGAAGAAACCTAATAAGGCGATACTCGGTGTTAGTTTATTGAAGTTGCTAAAGCGGTTTCTTCCGCTTCAGTCAACCGAGCGCAAGTgcttttaaaattgacgaaacaaaaaaagaGAACCTTTTAACCGAGCAAAACCATTAATGTTTATtaagtaacaaaaaaaaaaaaacacacaaagaagaagaaaaacgaaaCCCTGTTTGgatgacaaaatttttttgttggATGTTGATCCTTGATTAATGCTTGATTTTTTACAGAACTTTGTATCTTCTtcgaaatgtattttttaattctcatCAAAATGGTACCCTCAACGTTCGATAATATTTTGTATCGTAATTGTTTCTTCCCGATCatcgaaaaaaaagaaggaaaacgACAGGTATACGGTGTTGCTGTATTGTACATAATTTTATCTATGATTTTTACGAAGAAGCGTTCCTTTGATGTGGCGAAGGTTTTGCAAGCGacaaaaaataagaagaaatcAAAAAGAAACCAACATGAGATTCTAGTTTGATCAGTTCTGAACGGAACTGGGCAAGTTGCAGTAACGTAAATGAGTTCACCGGAATTTTCAACGAGCAAGCAACTTATTCATTTTCGGTAGACAGAGAATTCGTGTAAACAACGGAGTACCATCGTGATCGCAAATTTGGTTATCACCGATCAAATTCGGACAGGACCGCGTCGACGCCGGGAATCAACATTGTATATTGATTGAATGAATAATTTCTTCCTCTTAAAGACTTCCCATAGTTTTCCAAACGACTGTACAAAGGCCCGCGTAGTTCATCGCCTTAGTAAGGCCTGTATAGGCCTTAGATATACATAGGAAAGAACATTATTACAAATTAGTTTGTAAGATGGTATATTACGTGCATTATGAAAAATACACACACGCTCTGCTTTAATGGACGTAATATATCGCCCCCATTCGAAATactgtgaaaaaaaaaatattaagaatACAAATCATGTTTTGTCGTACCACCATTATCACCCATTTGACATTGTAAAATAAGCTCCTGCATCGCATTAAACACAACACATACATGGGAAATAGAAGCGCGACACATAacagaaacgaaaaaaattgGCATTTTTCGGGGGGAGGGGTGGGAATGGGGTGGGGGAGAAAACACGAAGTACTTGGCGGAAATGATAAATAAAAAAAGGAATCGTTAGTGTCTAGACCGTAACACAATGTTTTATCAGGTGCgaaaaattgtgcctttttagTGCAGTAAGATCAAAGTAAgcctaag from Halictus rubicundus isolate RS-2024b chromosome 8, iyHalRubi1_principal, whole genome shotgun sequence encodes:
- the Axn gene encoding protein axin isoform X1; the protein is MSGSRQNEARCFNENSPRPPVPGEETGNYVSRFRPQSPTLTPRRSSLATPTASGCDASAPLGFEPEGCCSTTTMESDSPPACLRWARNLHSLLQDPVGLELFRKYLDQEGRPHANPLNFWFACEGLKEQDDPERINQLVKLIYRKFFLKSQLAIPEDVRKEANRRVKEGRADEKVFDAVQLEVERLINETTYPNFLRSDMYLQYVQSCQNPDSGGCPSSGSSREMSVSCGPSLLPTVHEDSEFVSSVHSSHSASETPGELRGELRLTKDMLMATQQTRAMDLRPKPEAYAGIYLQHGASPYHMLVPRLHAQYSSYNPVSRQDSELQSLSSDARTESDNMSLTDSSVDGMSMGKQRSKKQYIRQCRAMKDSASLNRDPMAHHTIIPRTQRVPRDLMHPLKPEEFAQVLIEKLENVKRVRESQEKLDWHLQEGDTMNKDVALEIPSGAPKALADALREKLLIEEDNDQAILDQHVSRVWSDLTPSRSPGLTSPRLHSPERRRSTHNYPRSYKQRKEKDVFSTFSADSGNIHDFQEGSDLVGAGSMSSLGSHLPKSKSVPSDYADSLHKQDLYLQGHDQRFRRSDMTRRSATKKSMTELTDSGVSVVSDAPPSTISKDIRLLSWLKESDKKDVKHSRHGKKYGSRSGSLERTNRETWGVPAQPFVADPGMPPLPQPHTATQLEEARRRLIEEDRARSSCKQRHSNISKQSSYEPTMQSQSYVQSNQSTLRKTKQDIGDFTTVVFSFCDEQFPYRTKIPGHNVTLKQFKEYLPKKGSYRYFFKTECEDLDTKVIQEEITDDSEILPLWEGKVMAQVKALE
- the Axn gene encoding protein axin isoform X2, translated to MSGSRQNEARCFNENSPRPPVPGEETGNYVSRFRPQSPTLTPRRSSLATPTASGCDASAPLGFEPEGCCSTTTMESDSPPACLRWARNLHSLLQDPVGLELFRKYLDQEGRPHANPLNFWFACEGLKEQDDPERINQLVKLIYRKFFLKSQLAIPEDVRKEANRRVKEGRADEKVFDAVQLEVERLINETTYPNFLRSDMYLQYVQSCQNPDSGGCPSSGSSREMSVSCGPSLLPTVHEDSEFVSSVHSSHSASETPGELRGELRLTKDMLMATQQTRAMDLRPKPEAYAGDGMSMGKQRSKKQYIRQCRAMKDSASLNRDPMAHHTIIPRTQRVPRDLMHPLKPEEFAQVLIEKLENVKRVRESQEKLDWHLQEGDTMNKDVALEIPSGAPKALADALREKLLIEEDNDQAILDQHVSRVWSDLTPSRSPGLTSPRLHSPERRRSTHNYPRSYKQRKEKDVFSTFSADSGNIHDFQEGSDLVGAGSMSSLGSHLPKSKSVPSDYADSLHKQDLYLQGHDQRFRRSDMTRRSATKKSMTELTDSGVSVVSDAPPSTISKDIRLLSWLKESDKKDVKHSRHGKKYGSRSGSLERTNRETWGVPAQPFVADPGMPPLPQPHTATQLEEARRRLIEEDRARSSCKQRHSNISKQSSYEPTMQSQSYVQSNQSTLRKTKQDIGDFTTVVFSFCDEQFPYRTKIPGHNVTLKQFKEYLPKKGSYRYFFKTECEDLDTKVIQEEITDDSEILPLWEGKVMAQVKALE